A genome region from Musa acuminata AAA Group cultivar baxijiao chromosome BXJ3-5, Cavendish_Baxijiao_AAA, whole genome shotgun sequence includes the following:
- the LOC103986422 gene encoding fructose-bisphosphate aldolase 1, cytoplasmic codes for MSAYCGQFHDELIANAAYIGTPGKGILAADESTGTIGKRLASINVENVEENRRDLRELLFCTPGALQYLSGVILFEETLYQKTVDGKLFVEVLKEGGVLPGIKVDKGTVELAGTNGETTTQGHDDLGKRCKKYYEAGARFAKWRAVLKISPNEPSQLSIDANANGLARYAIICQENGLVPIVEPEILVDGPHDIAKCAEVTERVLAACYKALNDHHVLLEGSLLKPNMVTPGSESKKVAPEVVAEYTVRALQRTVPAAVPAIVFLSGGQSEEEATLNLNAMNKLQGKKPWSLSFSFGRALQQSTLKAWAGKVENVEKARTAFLTRCKANSEATLGTYKGDAAGGVGVSESLHVKDYKY; via the coding sequence ATGAGCTTATTGCTAATGCTGCCTACATTGGCACCCCTGGGAAGGGTATCCTTGCTGCTGATGAGTCCACTGGCACGATAGGCAAGCGCCTTGCCAGCATCAATGTGGAGAATGTCGAGGAGAACCGTCGTGATCTCCGTGAGCTTCTCTTTTGCACTCCTGGGGCTCTTCAGTACCTGAGTGGTGTCATCCTCTTTGAGGAGACTCTCTACCAGAAGACAGTCGATGGAAAGCTTTTTGTCGAAGTCCTCAAGGAGGGTGGAGTCCTTCCCGGTATCAAGGTAGACAAGGGTACCGTTGAACTTGCTGGTACCAATGGTGAGACCACCACCCAGGGTCACGATGACCTGGGCAAACGCTGCAAGAAGTACTATGAGGCAGGGGCTCGCTTTGCCAAGTGGCGTGCTGTTCTCAAGATCAGTCCAAATGAGCCATCACAACTGTCAATTGATGCAAATGCTAATGGGTTGGCACGCTATGCTATCATCTGCCAGGAGAATGGTCTTGTCCCAATCGTTGAACCGGAGATCCTTGTTGATGGGCCACATGATATTGCAAAATGTGCTGAGGTTACAGAGCGTGTGCTGGCCGCATGCTACAAGGCGCTCAATGATCACCATGTCCTTCTCGAGGGAAGTCTGTTGAAACCAAACATGGTGACACCAGGGTCAGAATCAAAGAAGGTAGCTCCTGAGGTGGTTGCCGAGTACACCGTGCGAGCTCTCCAGAGGACTGTTCCTGCTGCTGTCCCTGCGATCGTCTTCCTCTCAGGAGGGCAGAGTGAAGAGGAGGCTACTTTGAACCTGAATGCCATGAACAAGCTGCAGGGGAAGAAGCCATGGTCACTTTCCTTCTCATTCGGCCGTGCTCTGCAGCAAAGTACACTCAAGGCATGGGCAGGTAAGGTGGAGAATGTCGAGAAGGCGAGGACTGCATTCCTCACCAGGTGCAAGGCGAACTCGGAGGCAACGCTCGGCACATACAAGGGTGATGCTGCAGGAGGCGTAGGCGTCTCGGAGAGCCTCCATGTCAAGGACTACaaatattga